One genomic segment of Candidatus Cloacimonadota bacterium includes these proteins:
- a CDS encoding response regulator — MKILIIDDEKNIRLSLSGILADEGYEAFGFGTIKEGIGSLEEIEPDAVLLDVKLPDGNGIDAIKQIKTSMPQVPVIMISGNSN, encoded by the coding sequence GTGAAAATACTTATTATAGATGACGAAAAGAACATACGTCTGAGTCTGAGCGGAATTTTGGCGGACGAAGGTTATGAGGCTTTTGGATTTGGCACCATAAAAGAGGGAATTGGCAGCCTGGAAGAAATAGAGCCAGATGCTGTACTTCTGGATGTTAAACTGCCAGACGGCAACGGTATAGATGCCATTAAACAAATCAAGACCTCGATGCCTCAGGTTCCCGTGATCATGATTTCGGGTAATAGCAATA